The DNA sequence ATGATTAGATACCTCAAATCCTATAACTTTGAGTCCATTTGTTCGAACTCTGCTATGGTCTCATTCATGCTGTTGAGAGTTTGCAGCTTTTCCTTATTCACCACATACATTTTCACATCATCTTTATCCAGCTTTGAGGATATCAGATCGCTGTCTCGGAATTGCTTTAATTCACGCTTATAATCAGTCAAGGACAATTCGTGGACTTCATTGAAGCGTTCTTCAAACAGGTGTTGCTCGATCTCGGGCTCCCAGCGCTGTTCCCGCATGATCTTATGCAGAAAGCTGATCACATCGGCTTCTTTCTGATCCATTTTGCGAAACTCAAGCGCTACTTCATTGCCCTGTTTTTCAATGAAACGGGAGCGACAGTAATCAGCGAAGAACTTGAACTGGTTTAGATCTCGCATGACGAGAATCCGCCCCTTTTCATAACTCATCTCACTTTTGGCCATGGGTGTCAGAGTGATCTTATTGAGCACCTGATCGACCTGCTTTGTCGGTAAGTTCAGCAAAATTGATATATCATTGGCAAGCGGCTTCCAGGGGGTGATCACTTCATCCAGTGCATTGGGCTCAATATTCGAGAGTATACTGCTTACCATCATGATAATCTGTCTGGAATTATCGTGGGTATTCAGTGTATCCGCTTTTTTATTAGCCTCACGCAGTCGTTCTGCCAGAATCTGAAAAAACGAGGTCATCCAGGGTGGTAAACCATCAAGATGCTTCTGAAACAGCATCCGGCTCATTTCAATGCATCGAGTTTTGCGCAAACTGGTGACAGTGGCCGAACGGGGCTGTCCATCAATAAGGGCCATTTCTCCAAATATAGCTCCGGTCTTCAGATGCGCATAAACCACCTTTTGATTGTTTTTGATTGAGGAGACCTCCACTGCTCCAGATTGTATGATAAACATGGAACTTCCAGGATCATGCTCTTTAAAGATGATCTCCCCTTCTTCAAATTCTCTGGCGGATTTTTTTTCCAGAAAGGTCATGATCTATGTCTCCAGGCTTTTGATAAATTGCTGGGCTACGGGCTGGGCTGGATCTATTTCCAACACTCTGTGGGTCAATTCAAGTGCTGTCTCATCCCGACCAGCTTCCAGATTCAGTTCTGCCAAACGTAATAAGGTTAATACATCATACGGCTCAAAGGTCAGAATATCATTCAATATCTGAATACCCGCTTGAAATTCATCATTCATCAGCATGATTTCAGCCAGATTGCGAGCTGCATCAAAGAATTGTTTATCCTTCTCCCAGGCAAGCTTGAAGAGTTTTTTAGCACTCTCCAGTTCACCTGATTCAGCTGCGATCAGACCAGATAGGTTATAGGCGACCGCATGCTCAGGATTCAAGCGAATCAGTCGACGGACACTTGAAATTGCCACTTCAGAACGATCAGATGATTTTGCAGCCATAACCAACCCCACCAGGGCATCTTCATATAGGGGATCCTCAGCGACCAATTGTTCAAATATTTCATAGGCAGCATCAAATTCACTCTTTTCCAGGTGCTCCATTCCAGCCAGATACAGATTGGGATGAAATTCATTCAATGGGTTTTTTATTTCGATCAACTCATCATAATTCACATCAGGCCATTTCCTGGTGAATACACTGCCCTTTGCTTTCAATGAGGCCGAATAATCGATCTGGTTTGCTTTAAAGGTCTGGCTACCATAATGATGAATAAATACACCCTCATGCACCATGATGGCATAGCCACCAGCCCGTACTTTGAGGCAAAGATCATCATCTTCGAAATTGCCGCTTCCAAAGCTTTCATCAAGCCCGTCAACCTCCTGATACAGGGTCTTTTCAAGGAGAACTGCAAATCCTGCGATCCGGCGGCGAGGAGTGATCTTATGCGGGTTTTGAGCAAGCACCCCTCCGGCATATTCATGATACCCGAGATCATCCTGATAGGGAATATCCGTGATCATTTGCCGACCGCTAATATGATTGGTGATGGGACCGACCATGCCGATCTTCTCATCTCGTTCCAATGCTGACACCAGGTGTGACAGCCATCCATCAGCAACCAGTACGTCATTGTTCAAAAGCAAAACATATTTTCCAGAAGCAAAATCCACGCCCTGGTTATTCCCGGCGGCAAAACCTTTATTCTCGGAATTCTCAATTAGTTTGTAGTTGGGCTTATCCTTGACCAACCGTTTGAGATATTTCCTGGTACCATCGGTAGAACCATTATCCACAAAAATGATCTCATGCGGATAGTCCGTATGTTCTTCAATGGATCTGACGCATTTGCGGGTATAGTCCAGCGCATTCCAGGTAAGCATGATGATGCTAACCAGCGGTACATCAGCATTCAATTGAGCAACTTGCTGTGTGAGCTCTGCCTTAACCAGATATTGATAGTGATTGGAATCTTCCTTGAGGCTTGCTACATCAAGACCACTTTTAGCAAGAGCATTTACAACTTTGTCGGGAGCACCCTGTCCTTCAAAAGAAGTAGCAGATATACTTATAATATGGTAACCAGACTGATTGAATAGATCATCTACAGATTTTCGGGTGAAAAAACGTAAATGAGTACGATCCAGAATACCGGCATCTTCGTAGTCCCAACGTCCTTCCAGTAAGCCCTTTACGACTGACCAGTGACGAACATTTGGAATACTGGCAATGATCTGTCCGTTGCGACTGAGTTTTCCAGTTATCATTTTAAGGATGGAGTGAGGGTCTTCCAGATGTTCAAGTACATCTGCAAAAATAATTACATCGAAGAATTGATCTGGTAACTCATCCATGGCTTCTTCAATACCCGAATGGACCACTTTGTCTAATTTTTGTTCTGCTTGACGAGCTGCTTTGCCAACTGGCTCGATACCCCAGACTTCGGCGCCCAGTTTTTGTTTGATCTCGGCTGCCATTTTTCCTGCAGCGCAACCAATATCCAATATTCTCCGTGCTTTT is a window from the Candidatus Neomarinimicrobiota bacterium genome containing:
- a CDS encoding cyclic nucleotide-binding domain-containing protein; this encodes MTFLEKKSAREFEEGEIIFKEHDPGSSMFIIQSGAVEVSSIKNNQKVVYAHLKTGAIFGEMALIDGQPRSATVTSLRKTRCIEMSRMLFQKHLDGLPPWMTSFFQILAERLREANKKADTLNTHDNSRQIIMMVSSILSNIEPNALDEVITPWKPLANDISILLNLPTKQVDQVLNKITLTPMAKSEMSYEKGRILVMRDLNQFKFFADYCRSRFIEKQGNEVALEFRKMDQKEADVISFLHKIMREQRWEPEIEQHLFEERFNEVHELSLTDYKRELKQFRDSDLISSKLDKDDVKMYVVNKEKLQTLNSMNETIAEFEQMDSKL